The nucleotide sequence aatggttgcaaaaaagttttaatgcattcattttcaagatatttgaaatgcgcattttagctatttcttaaaattataatataataaaaactttttgagaaacgttaatttgtttataactattttttttaacatttaaaggttatgcaaaaaaataaaaaatttatattttgccgacaaaatgttaaaaggcttctcatctttataagatttcaaagtttgatcagtgtatcataattattttggttattattgcgaccgtaaattattaattaacaattgaattgttgctaaaatattcgtttaattttcaccagcttttggaactataatctaaaccaagaaggcttttaagtcaccaaattacttaattattggtagataattatttatctaaatctttatttgaaaattaaagatgttGTTGGGAAAATCTGCAttttccgacgaaaattttcgtcggagcagatccggaaaaacacgtctctatacagaatttaatcacggtgaatttttattcgagtatttttgttgtagagttaaaatcttcggagttatagggcaataattgaaaaaaacgcgattttcgggcaccattttgtttataaagaaagtagcacactatctgcggactttgcatacctatattattaatatatataatcataagcttcgaatccagcaataaaattgctggtaaataacttttcccaaaaatggcctattctccgataatcagcccagactagcagtcaaattaacgtctaaagatttgacgcaaacgattgaactaaataaaagcgtttaaaaaacgaaattttttaaaatttttaaatattttatttttttattaatgttccgggcagatttgagaaggagcataagagaattattattaacgaagttatcacctaactttatccgcaaaaatccgaatgccacttctcacatccacctaaaaacagatccttcctggtctaaaCGTACAAACTTAATAGGTATTCTATATTTACTAATAACTTACATGTTCTTGGAAAATCTTccaaaattacaaaaatattacATGATTTCAACTAATATTAACTTCGATAAGTTTTTAGTCGGTAAGTAAGACTTCTAAGCCAACAATAAACTGTAACTTAACCCTAAAAGTTTAGTAATACCTTTTCAACGACATTGATTACTTCAGACTTCTTGGAATCGTATTGTTTTCCAGAGTATTAGAGTGTGCCGAAAGTTTGAAACTTCTTTCAGATACTTTTCATTTACATTTGAATAGCTATTTTTCATTCAAGTCAAGTGTCTTAGACAAACAATAAAACTTTGGAAATAATaacaaagaaaacgaaattcataaATACAGTAATCGGTTTGAAATTTTAAGATAATTGTTTCTTGTCTTTTGTAGAAAGATCTAGAAGTGAATTTTTCAGAGAGAATACATTTTTTAAGATCTTAATAACTCATCTTTTGAATGAAATGTACTTTGTGTAAGAAAGGAAAAGATGGGTAAGaatataatttaaaagtatagcaATTCTTTTTACATAAAACAGGATGTCGAAGAACTGAGTTATACAGTGTGGTCAATGCTCATGGAATATTTTATTTGGATAAATTTCTTAGAGAACAAATATTGCTACGCCTCTAGTAGTACAAAATCATTTTTACTTTCAAAAGGTAATTTTTGTTACCCAATAAGTTGTCCTCCGAAACCCTGATAGGTCTAGCAGTTATAATTTGAATACAGTTAGTACGAACTTGcttaaattaaaaagaacgtCTTTGAAAATTATACAGGTATACGCACCAACAAGCACATATAAAGATGAAGATATTGAAAACTTCTACGAAGAAAATAACACTCGCtgtggaagaaaagaaaactaaattgacGCTAATAATAGGAGACTTCAATGCCAAATTAGGGGAAAGAATAGATGAAGACGAACACAGAACAGGACAATATGGATACGCCGAAAGAAATAATAGAGGACATGCATTAATGATCTACTTAGAGGAGAGACAATATTTTGCTATGAactcgttttttaacaaaaaaccccaaagaaaatggacatggataagtcGCAACGGTAATACTAAAAACGAAATAGATTACATCCTTACAACACAAAAAGCCATCATCAAAGATGTTACAGTACTGAACCGTTTCTCAACTGGTAGTGACCATAGACTTGTCAGAGCCAAACTCAGCATTAATAGCCAattcgaaacaaaaaaaaaatggaaaatagatCAAAACTAGATATGGGAAAACTTAGGAAAGCAAAAGAggattataaacaaaaaataacgGAAAATATACCGGTCACTAGAgatttggaaaacaaaaatatcgatGAAATAAATCAGCTATTAACCGATACATTAGCAAAGGCGGGAAAAGAGGTAGCACAAACAAGAATTAAAAATGGAAAACTACATATCCCAGGAAACAAAAAACCTCATgagcaaaagaaaaacattaatagaacaagataatagaaacacagtagattacaaagaggtaaacaaagctatcagaaggaatatcaaggaaagtcaaaggagagtacaggaagaaaaaatagaaaaaaccattgaacaaaataaaaatatgaagtgcCTAAAACCACAGCTTGGAACCATACAGATGAAtagtataaagaacaaagaaggtaTAGAGACCAATAATATAGAATAAATTGTACAGACaacacaaaaatattaaaaaaacctctacaatacaaaacagaaactaacacaagaaatccttaagcaactacaaataaaaataataaatgtcaatTCCGACTTACAACCAGATATCAGTAAAAATGAGATAAAAAGAGcactcaaggagatgaagaataataaatcgccaggaaaagacGAGATATCTGTAGCAATGCTAAAAAATGGTGGAAAAATaactagagaagttttgtacaTACGTAGGgataaaatattaatgacaaaacaaatacccaacacttgaaacgaagcagtaacattgtTTCTATTTAAGAAAGGGgataaaaaggatctaaagaattacagacccataactttactaaatgtgatgtacaaactattaaccaagatattaacaaacagattaataactgaattagatggataccaggcaagagaacaagccggatttagaaagagcttcagtacaagtgaccaccttttaacgatgaagatattaatcgaaaaagctaacgaatatcatatcccgctatacatggcatttattgacttcgaaaaagtaTTTGAGAGTGgggaacactgggcagtaaagaattccctacaaaacagcagaatagactagagatataccgacttaattacaaatatataagataaggcaacaacaactattaagctaatgaaacaaacggagcctattaaaataaaccaaggagataccatctcgcccaagctatttaACCAAGCACCAGAAGATGTATTCAAACAACTACACTGGGAtggcttgggtataaacataaacgggcaatatgtgaatcacttacgatatgctgatgatattgtattaataacagaaagaagtgaagaattacaaaaatgatggaagaactagatagagaatcgacaaagacaggactgaagatgaattacagtaaaacaaaaaccatgaccaatcaacaagaagaactaataattacagtggcacaaacaagaatagaacaagtaaaagagtatatatatctaggacaaatcacaaagacgaataagattggcctgagtatcattcggaaaactgtcttatattctaaagaacagaaaatacccgcaatacctaaaaacaagagtATTCAATCAATATATACTCCCTGTTCTAGTATATGGATCTCAGACATggggacgtttacaaaagaaaatatggaaaaaatagcacaGACAGAAAGATCAATgtaaagacaaatgctgaacattaaactatgaGACAGGAAAacaaacgaatggatccgtaacaaaataaaagtgaaagatttctctacccaagtagcaaagcttaaatggaagttcgccggacacgcCCTACGgaagaaggatgaaagatggactaagatgattatacattggagaccgtggaaccacaaacgaaaaaggggaaggccacagatgcgatggtcggatgccctgaagaaacacactgggtcaaattggatgcaaatttcccaagatagagaggcatggaagaaggaagaggaggcctatatccaaggatggatgtttaggacTGATTAGATAGATACATAGATAGTATGAACTTAGAATCTATCTACTATGGACGACGCTTTAATTTAGTTATTTAGGGTTAGAGTTACAACTCTCGCGTTTTATTGTTAGAAGTATTAATTTAGAGTCCATCTACTGTGGACGCCCATTTTATTTAGTTTGAGTACTGTCTCTCGCttatttgtaaaaaaagtaaTAGCTTACGTATCAACTGGTTGATCAACTATTGGATGTCGAGTGTATAGCGGTAATACAAAACAGTCAACGGTCGCAAATTAGTGAAACATACTTCAGTCGTACTGGCTTTTCAGAATTGCGTTCTACAGTGATAGATAACACTGGTTAACACAATACttgtttccttaaatttttttttctcttcttgGGTATTTCTATGGGCCTGACTATGAAAAAAATTCGTTAAGATTTCTAACAgctttactttttgaaatatacagttttataattttgacaaaataaatgcaaaaaattaatatataagtCAACAAAATCTTTATTGAACACTATCAAATGatcttttatataattttcttgaATGAAAAACTTCAGGTAGATCTCGTTTCAAATTCCAGCAGTAGTCTGCCATCATATGTGAGTCCCACCTTCCCTGATATCGCTCTTCCATTGTCCGAAGATCCTGATGAAATCTTTCACCCTGCTCATCACTAAAATCACCCAGATTTTTTGGAAATCGGTCCAAATGTGAGTGTAGGAAGTGGAGTTTTATGCTCATGTTGCACTTTAGCTCTTGCAAGTTCGATAGCATGCACTCGACAAGCTCGACATAGTCGTCGGATTTCTTATTGCTTAAGAAATTACTCATAACCGAAACGAATGAATTCCAAGCTTTGGATTCGACTTCAGTCATTGATTCGACAAAATTAGGATCTTTCACGAGTTGTCTAATCTGTGGCCCATCAAAAATACCAGCTTTCAATTTTTCTGTACTTAATCCTGGAAACTTGCGTGAAAGAAAATTGAAACATTCGCCACTTTTGTCAAGCGCCTTCACAAACTGTTTCATTATGCCGAGTTTAATATGAAGTGGTGGAAGTATGATGCGGTCTCGGCTAACTAAAGGCAcgtttataatattttttgtacCAACTTTCAGCTCTTCCCGCTCTGGCCAAACTTTTTGTGACCAATGATGTTGTTTGTCACGACTGTCCCAGAGACACATGAAACAAGGGAACTTTGTGTACCTCCCTTGTTGACCTAAAAGGAAGTTAACCATTTTAAGATCAACACAAATGACCCATATGTGTTCTTCATACTTAATTTTTTCCATAACCTTAGAAATATTTGCGTATGCTTATTTTAAAGTCGTCGAATGTGCAATAGGTATGGATCCGTATTTGTTACCGTTATGAAGTAAAACACACTTTAAACTTCTTTTGCTGCTGTCTATGAAAAGACGCCAATCACTAGGTTGGTACTTTTTTAAACCTATCTGTTGCAAAATACCACCAACATCGTTACAAAAAACTAAATCCTTCTCTTCAGAAAAGTACGGCAACAGATTTTTTTCTCGGGTAcgataaaatgtaatttttgtttCCGGAGTAAGTAAATTCTTTTCTTTTAAACGAGATGCTAAAATTTCAGAAGCTTCTTTCGGTAAGTTCAGATCTCTTATTAAGTCATTTAGTTCTTTCTGATTAAATGGTTGAGGCTCTGAAAGGCTACATTTGTAGTCTGGATCAGAGTCTTCACTTGATGTATTTCGTTCGGTTTCACAGAGATTTGGATCATCAGAAGATTTAGATGTGCTGAGTTGTACTTCTCGTGATTTTAATTGAGGTCGTTGAGCAGAAGGTAAGTTAGGATATGACCACTTGCTTCGATTTCCAGGGTTAATTACATTTATTTCCACAACGCAGAAGTAGCAGTCGTCATGATGGTTTCGAGGTTCTCGCCAAATCATGGGTGTTACGAACATTATTGCATCTCTTTTTCCATTGGACCACAACCGTAGACATACCACACATTTTTGGCACACAATATGAGGAGCCCATGGCTTGTCTTGAttacacaattttatattaaaatattgatGGAACGCAGTTTTCACAAAGTCCGATATAGGTTTTCGATATTGCTTAAATATACATTCACCACAAATATAGCAAAAACAGTCTGGATTAAGCAGACAACATCTTCTAGAGGAAGCCATATTGTTGAAGTTTGCCGGGTACGGTAGTCGAAAAAACAAACACATGCACGACAAGACTAttacaaaattaacaacaataaTGACGCCGGACTCTACGCACACTTTTTTGATACTAATAGtaggtctgttcctttgtttTAAGTGTAACACTAGTTCTTGAAAAGTGTAAGAAAAGTGTAAAAGTGTTACACTTTcttgtttctttgtttttctagTGTTTACACTTTTTTTCACGATACACTCAACTTCTGTCGTAGAACGCGTACAACTCGTTTCTTTGAAATGCTGTAGGAAAAAAAGTGTAACACTTTTCTACACCTACCTCCGAGACGGTGGTGGATATTACACTCGTCCTGCGCAGTATCATCCAACCGGAGCCAGCTGTTTAGCCGTTAAATGTGtttgtttacaaaaaagatatatttctttttagtttaatttaaactagatttataaattgaaaaaactaaagtagctacaagttttaatttaattttgcttaacctccgagtggcactttcctgtaattttaaaattatcacttttcagtgatttttttaatatgcttttATGTCCTTAATTTCaacaaagcatttcctttaattacaattaagccaaaacatcgcaaatcctgggccctggactactaaaggtatccggtatccgcatatcagccatgaatatgcgttcactactctacatcaagaaatttactttcCAATGgctctgtcactgaatatatcagcAAGTATAGGAAaacctatttaaaacttataaaataagctataaaagtgttgcaaaagaaacttagtccataataaacgatcttcgaaataaaattcACCCAGCTTAAACATTTTTCCTTTCAGACCCtggaaatctaaatgaatactttgttaatgtgagtaaaaatataacatcaacagcTTCGTGCAATTGAACTTGAGACACTGTGTCagaggtgaggtgtttgaaaatttgagtaacTTGATTCTGGGGTgtgaatttctaaaacttttaagtgtggtttttaaccgttgagaaaaattatttatttagtgttgtgtttataatttaatatatgttttaaaatgagttttgttttattttttgagaaaaaattaaaaatacagcatacttacagtactttttttgaaatgctattttccaaagtttataaaatttcttacgctcgattttatattaataaagttaaagtggactttaaatttaaagttttctttaactgtaacaattgctttttttaaggtaacacacactttaactttattatgaaatcgagcgttagtcaaaattctaaatgctcagtaaataataacaacaattaggtacttgtattgaaaacaacatattttgtaatttgaaaaaaaaacaacatatttgcaacatagataacaaaacaacatgctttgttacgtattttaaaaaactctccatcatgcatgctccatgagaaaagaaaatataaaactaatttcatccttattgtgtctcagatggcgtagctacttttgctataactactcaatgctttgctactctacctacctacatacaatttgtattgttttatcaaaaaacaagcatttacatactctgcaaattgtatattttttctttgcattttcatatgaaaaaaccgcggtatttagaactttttttgaacaaggtgcaatacttaggtaatattattattaataaaacaaagtatattaaaatacaatgttaaaaactttaataatattagcaatatttaaaaacttcaatatattatggtaggggagcccaagcggggatttttgcagttactcgagcgcgtcagattatcatatggggagaaatctggtaccctgcagatgtacctctaccatatattggctcttaacacaggggagttcgttaaggggggcccgaaaaaaaaaatctatccttaaaaaaactcgaaattgtcagattaagataaggtaagttaagcacatgcaaaagagtgtatatttaaaaaatctgacgattggagccgggcataaggaaatgggtgggccccaaagtttcacaagaaaaaagcgaatatttcgcaaaatgaatgacagatcgaaaaactaaaaaatacgtgcttaatattttttaaaaatctatcgaatgataccaaacatgacttcccacggagaggggtgggggtaaatttaatattttaaatacgaatcccgcgatatttcgcgaaatgaagatgagatcgaaaaactgtaaaatacacttattcaatatttttgaaaaatctatcgaatgacatcaaacacgaccccctacggaggtggggtggggggctactttaaaatcttaaatagaaaacctcattttttattgcagatttagattccttacgtaaaaataagtaacttttattcgaaacaatttttcgaattatggatagatggcgttataatcggaaaaaacgattgttggaaatggaaaattaaattaaaaaatggcaagcgcccgctaaaatggaaaactttacttaactttttttgattttaagaCCTAATTTTCAcatcccaataggtccccaaagcgctcgagtgactgcaaatttagcatactttgctcccctaccattatattatagtatacatattatgaatcagtagaaacgattatatttaaatttggtaaattataactccaatcgaccagagcacgaccacacaacccaaaacacaagtacgcaaatatggttgtgtgaagcgtggctcgaagcCGTGCAATTTATGAGACTCGCTCGATCTGTAGATCCTTGTGTCCTCATCTCgccaattaatgattcttttgagaaaggtaaatttccagagtaccTAAAGACAgctatcattattcctcttcataagggtggtgaaaaatctaattccTGCAAGTAtatacctattgcattactaccggtactccaaaattattgagagactcataaaagcatgacttatgtcctttcttgttgaaaacaacattttattacaaaagttcggctttttaaataataaatgtactgctgatgccatgttttctgtactacatgaggtttatcaagcactgagcaataatcttcacactgccactgttttttgtgattatgccaaagcttttgattgtgtaaatcatgaaattttgataaaaataactaaatttctatggaattcgaagaatttctttgaattggtttcaatcttacttggatagttggaaacaactggttagagcaaataatacagactctagtctccaAAATATTGTTGGGGTCCTCTAcaaaccacaaggttcagtatcaggtcctctacttttccttacgtttattaatgacatccctagtttaaaaattaatggaaaaaattttctttttgctgatgataccagtattacttggagcaactcaaatattgctacTATAGGCAAATCAAAATAAGCGGTACGCTACCTAGTGAGCATAGGAGTAACTAGAAATATTGACATTGTTCGTCCATTTTGCTTTGAGTTTGTGTATTTGTATTCAAATATTTACGTATTAAAAGTATAAGAATTATGAGTCGTTCAAATCGGTATTGTTCCGTTCCTCAATGTTCCTCCTGGGAAAAGAAAAACACAGATGTTACTTTCCACGCTTTCCCCCAAACCGGGGACAAATATCCTGTGCGGATAGAAGGAAAATTGGGAAGTAAAGTGTTAATGAAGAGACAGGAAGCTTGGAAATTAAAGCTGAAAATTGGTAAACCCATAACAAAAAACATGAAAGTATGTTCACTGCATTTTACCGATGATGATTATTTTTATAGGGGTAAGTACGAATTACACATTTCATTTTAGGTTATGTTTATAGACATAAATCCTTTACAGATTCTAGTTCAAAAcaaagaagatttttaaaaaagacGGCCGTGCCATCCAAAAGGCTTCCTATTGGATCAACTGCAATAAAGGAAGAAGCTGAATGTTCTAGTAGCAGGACAGAACGATTAAACCAAAGAAATTCCAATAAAGAAAATCCTGGTGTAGAATGTGTTTGTGAAGAAATAAATCCTGCTGCAGAAACCTCTGAAAATGAAATTGAAGCAGCACATGGCCTATTACAGCTTCTTCAGAGTCAGCCCAATTATAAGGGACCCAAGTcatttatgcccggttgcaccaacagatcttaagcttaagtcgagaatatcataagaattaatataatataattataatatattacaataagaataccataatataataatagatataattgataataaggtaagaatctaaaattatggtgcaacgtaagtgatactcaaggaggccctatttataagcagagcttagctaatctggaacttaagatctgttggtgcaaccaggcattaaagaTTTTCAAGTCCAAGTGGATACACCTAAAGTGTCTACTGTCTGTGATCTAATAACAACAGATAGTGCTCTGAATAGTTTTACTGGCCTCAATAGTTTCAAATTATTAGATACAATAGTGGAAGCAGTATGTTCAGTTTACAGTGATCAGAGGTCACATCGTTTAAGTATTAAACAACGTATCTTTTTAGTTTTCACAAAATTGAAGTGTGATCTAACTTATGTAACAATATCGCTTTTATTTGGCATTTCACAAGAATTGTGTAACAAATACTTTAACGATATGTTACCCATTTTAAGTAAAGTCTTGAGTTCAGTAATAAGGTTTACAGATACTACTGAAATACAGAAAAACATGCCTGAATGTTTTGAAAGTTTTCAGAATGTTGAGAGTGGTATTAGATTGTACAGAAATTTTCATACAAAAGCCAAAATGCCTTTGCTGTCGAATTAGATTCTATTCTCAGTATAAATCTAATAACACTGTTAAATTTATGACAGGTATTTCCCCAGGAGGTTTAATTACATTTGTTAGTGAACCATATGGTGGAAGAGCCTCTGATAAAACTATTTTCGAACAAAgcaacataattttaaagttggATAGTTCAAAAGATGCTGTTATGGTCGATAAAGGCTTTTTAATAGATGATATTTGTAACCAATTCAAAATAGAATTAATCAGACcaccatttttaaaaaataaaaaacagtttAGTACAGATGAGGCATTACTAAATGCTAAAATAGCAGCTGCTCGAGTACACATTGAACGTGTTAACCAACGtattaagatttttaaaattttaggaTGTAAGCTACAGTGGTCTGTAGTAAAAAACATTAAAGATATTTTTACAATTGCCTGTGCTATAACAAATTTGTCAAGTTCAATATTAGCAGACCGTAGATATTTAACGAATtaagttatgttttttttagaatagaatagaataatttttatttgcattaaatttttacatattttagcAAATAACGTCAAGTTATTAGTATGTAGATATTAAATAActgttattatgttttttgttaaatatttaagtaGTTAGGTTAGGTATTTCAGTGTTTAgatcaaaaacttaatttttgtttaaataaaaataacttccTAAAGTTTTACTGTTGTACTAGAGTACTTTCAAGTTTTGTGATATTGGTAAAATCAAATGAAAATATTCTTTTGTgacataatttttttataatccaTCACTGGACACTGTTCCTTTTAGGGCAAAACCAGACGGACCATGCTGCAGTGTTAtgctgtggatccacaaaagtagtttccgATGGTTTACTGTGGGTTCTTACATGTAGAGTGGATGTTAcaccccagacgagcgactgtagctggccacagtcgctcgtctggggtgTACTCTCCAATATACctaagaacccacggtaaatcatcggaaactacttttgtggatccacagcgtaGCACTGCAGCGTGGTTTTTCTGGTTTTGCCCTTATTTTCAACTTAATGTGTAGTTCTTTACTGTTAGCTTAGTAcattaatcaaaaataaattaaaaatcttttttaatgTACTAACAATTTAGTGAGAAATTGTATTTAGTAAATATAACATTTGTAATTAATAGTAATGAAAAAAAATCAGCATACACTCCGTACAATATACTGTTCACTTCCTCCATGTCATAGcatgtgacgtcacatgagaCCAACACGAAATGTTTAAATAATAGGTCTGTTTCTATTTAGAATTGTTtagccgagtacactggaattaaagccactagacatattttattatatatgtgtagaaataatattggaagatttcttttaatgtaaatttaaagaaacataccctaacttgtttcatttaatttgtataagtggaatataaagTGTTTTTATAAAGCTTACTTGTTAGGAGTATACTCTAACTGCAATCGAACAAAGGtaacattttggcataaattttttttatttaatttcaaatttacaATCTGCTCCACACTAACATTGTAACATTTAGAGTAATAAGTAAATAGTCGGAAAAacgaaagaatacccatgaacgaacatataaaacacgctgtattttcctgccactgtgtcacacaaaaaattggccagcacaagtacatgtaataattattgttacatgtacttgcactggacaattttctttgtgacacggtgacagaaaaatacagggtgttttatatgttcgtttatgggtattctttcatttttccgactgtagtttgTAGTATGTATGTACCTGGTACCATTCAGCAATTGCTCTCCATACAGTTACTCAAGTAGGTTTCTTATGAACAAATTGTCATGATCTGATGTTTGTTCTTTATATTTATTCAGTCTAGATGATATTTcatcggcttactgccaaaaccaaccaactccatttttaaaagttttgagaaaCCTacctttaaactttaatttgaaatgaaaaatcatctgaatttaaataatgatttaataattgaaaggtacgacaaaaatatttttcagttattaaataatttttttaaattc is from Diabrotica virgifera virgifera chromosome 9, PGI_DIABVI_V3a and encodes:
- the LOC126892003 gene encoding uncharacterized protein LOC126892003; the encoded protein is MSRSNRYCSVPQCSSWEKKNTDVTFHAFPQTGDKYPVRIEGKLGSKVLMKRQEAWKLKLKIGKPITKNMKVCSLHFTDDDYFYRDSSSKQRRFLKKTAVPSKRLPIGSTAIKEEAECSSSRTERLNQRNSNKENPGVECVCEEINPAAETSENEIEAAHGLLQLLQSQPNYKGPKSFMPGCTNRS